A genomic window from Pontibacillus halophilus JSM 076056 = DSM 19796 includes:
- a CDS encoding globin has protein sequence MSQSHRTLYDAIGGFEAVDLLVEAFYKRVAEHEELQPIFPNDLTETARKQKQFLSQFLGGPAYYTEEHGHPMLRARHLPFEITPSRRNAWLSCMHEAMEEIEMEEPYFSVLFERLTRTAHHMTNTPGDGKGESM, from the coding sequence ATGAGTCAATCTCACCGCACGCTTTATGATGCCATTGGCGGATTTGAAGCAGTGGACCTTCTCGTCGAAGCATTTTATAAGCGCGTTGCAGAACATGAAGAACTGCAACCGATCTTTCCAAATGATTTAACGGAAACTGCTCGAAAACAAAAACAGTTTCTATCACAATTTCTAGGAGGCCCTGCATATTACACCGAAGAGCACGGACATCCTATGTTAAGAGCAAGACATTTACCCTTTGAGATTACACCTTCCAGACGAAATGCGTGGCTTTCATGCATGCATGAAGCTATGGAGGAAATTGAGATGGAAGAACCCTATTTCAGTGTGTTATTTGAGCGTCTCACAAGAACGGCTCATCATATGACGAACACACCGGGTGATGGGAAAGGAGAATCGATGTGA
- a CDS encoding RluA family pseudouridine synthase, with product MKWIIKKEEDGMLVRDYLYSVRAFSRRMIKVVKFDGGILVNGIEVRVRHTLHSGDVLHVSFPPEERGEWLIPEQLPLEVVYEDEHTLVVEKPFGQATIPGRDHKRGTLANALMAYYDRHAYPYTAHIVTRLDRDTSGLVLIAKHRFAHSLLSEQQVNGAIHRQYYAIVTDEMEESHGTIDVPIARHPDSIIRRYVSEEGKRAVTHYKVVERKNGHTLVQLKLDTGRTHQIRVHMAYIGHPLIGDDLYGGATDKLTRQALHCFSLRYPSPLEESKHQTFEIDLAKDLKDYWKHI from the coding sequence ATGAAATGGATCATTAAGAAAGAAGAAGATGGAATGCTCGTACGGGACTACTTGTACTCAGTACGAGCATTTTCACGTCGGATGATTAAAGTTGTGAAGTTTGATGGTGGGATTCTTGTGAACGGGATAGAGGTGAGAGTGAGGCACACCTTGCACTCTGGAGACGTTCTCCACGTGTCATTCCCACCTGAAGAAAGAGGAGAATGGCTCATCCCAGAACAGCTCCCGTTAGAGGTAGTATATGAGGATGAGCATACCCTTGTGGTCGAGAAGCCGTTCGGGCAAGCGACAATTCCGGGGCGAGATCATAAGAGAGGGACGTTGGCTAATGCCTTAATGGCTTATTATGATCGCCATGCTTACCCTTACACGGCACACATTGTCACGCGCCTAGACCGGGATACATCTGGACTTGTTCTAATTGCGAAACATCGCTTTGCCCATTCCTTGCTTTCTGAACAGCAAGTGAATGGGGCGATTCATAGACAGTACTATGCTATCGTTACGGACGAAATGGAAGAAAGCCATGGGACAATCGATGTGCCAATTGCTCGACATCCAGATTCCATTATTCGCCGCTACGTTTCAGAGGAAGGGAAACGTGCAGTGACGCATTACAAAGTGGTGGAAAGAAAGAATGGACATACGCTCGTACAGCTTAAACTTGATACAGGTCGTACACACCAAATCCGAGTGCATATGGCATATATAGGCCATCCTTTAATTGGAGACGACCTATACGGCGGTGCAACCGACAAGCTTACGAGGCAGGCTTTACACTGCTTCTCTCTCCGCTATCCGAGTCCATTGGAGGAAAGCAAGCACCAAACCTTTGAGATAGACTTGGCGAAAGATTTAAAGGATTATTGGAAGCATATCTAA
- a CDS encoding LacI family DNA-binding transcriptional regulator, protein MAITIKDVAKAAQVAPSTVSRVAADHPSISYETKKRVRKIMEEMGYHPNVNARSLANQSTQAIGIVMKSSADKALQNPFFPEVLRGISSVAHEQDYSLYVSTGETEAEVYESVQRMVFGKRVDGLILLYSQIDDRVTKFLLEQDFCFVLVGKPYEHADRITHVDNDNFTASYDITWELIHKGHEHIAFIGGDSNLVVTLNRLRGYEEALAKAGLPIRDDYHIHAELLKSGGREAVHQLFQLDEPPSGLVIADDLMSIGVITMLEEKGIKVPEDVSIVSFNNLYMSEISRPPLTTVDIQIYELGYQAAKCLIDKVNNKQEPSKRVIVPYEVVHRQSSRERRKPLHL, encoded by the coding sequence ATGGCGATTACGATTAAGGATGTCGCTAAAGCCGCTCAGGTGGCACCATCCACGGTATCAAGGGTAGCAGCCGACCACCCGAGCATTAGCTATGAAACGAAGAAGCGCGTTCGCAAGATTATGGAGGAGATGGGCTATCATCCGAATGTGAACGCACGAAGCCTAGCCAATCAATCGACTCAAGCCATTGGCATTGTGATGAAATCATCGGCAGACAAAGCACTACAGAACCCATTCTTCCCTGAAGTGCTGAGAGGAATTAGTTCTGTCGCACATGAACAAGACTATTCCCTGTACGTGTCCACAGGTGAAACGGAAGCTGAGGTCTACGAGAGCGTTCAACGGATGGTGTTCGGGAAACGAGTAGACGGGTTGATCCTCCTCTATTCTCAAATTGATGACCGAGTGACGAAGTTTCTACTGGAACAGGATTTCTGTTTTGTTCTTGTTGGCAAACCATATGAGCATGCAGACCGCATTACACATGTTGATAACGACAATTTCACTGCATCCTATGACATTACATGGGAGCTCATCCATAAAGGGCATGAACATATTGCGTTTATTGGAGGGGATTCAAATCTCGTCGTCACGTTAAATCGACTTCGAGGTTACGAAGAAGCTTTGGCGAAAGCGGGGCTCCCTATCCGAGATGATTATCACATACACGCTGAGTTGCTAAAGTCAGGTGGACGGGAAGCTGTCCATCAATTATTCCAGCTTGATGAACCACCATCCGGACTCGTCATAGCGGATGATTTAATGAGCATCGGTGTGATTACGATGCTTGAAGAGAAGGGAATCAAAGTCCCTGAAGACGTGTCTATCGTGAGCTTCAACAATCTTTACATGTCTGAGATTTCACGCCCCCCACTGACGACGGTTGATATCCAAATTTATGAACTTGGATATCAGGCAGCAAAATGCCTAATCGACAAGGTGAACAACAAACAAGAGCCGTCTAAACGGGTGATCGTCCCCTATGAAGTGGTACATCGACAATCGTCACGTGAGCGAAGGAAGCCCTTGCATCTTTAG
- the mgtE gene encoding magnesium transporter translates to MEYLEEHERREQWKKIENALQEDRIDEFRAEFLEMHPYDQAKIFEEQTEETRQQIYTYLSPEEIADVMEHIEFEDIELYFSEMDPRFAAQVLADISTDDAVDILNELDINKVASFLTIMDKESAAEIKELLHYEEKTAGSIMTTEYVVIRAEETVRQAMLHLRTEAPDAETIYYIYVVDEEKRLVGVISLRDLIIAEDDWLISEVMSDRVLSVSVGDDQEEVARMMRDYDFLAMPVVDFKQHMLGIITVDDVMDVMEEEASDDYSKLAGVSDVDNRDDTAFASAKKRLPWLVILLFLGLMTASLISRFEDTLNEVAILAIFIPLIAGMAGNTGTQALAVAVRSIATGEHGKGGLAKLVAREAGTGLINGVICGIIITGIVYFWQGDIFLGILVGISILSTLIVATLAGATVPLVMHKFNIDPAVASGPFITTINDIISILIYFGVATAFLNLHLLITS, encoded by the coding sequence ATGGAATATCTTGAGGAACATGAACGAAGAGAGCAATGGAAGAAAATCGAGAACGCTCTTCAAGAGGACCGCATAGATGAATTTCGTGCCGAATTCCTAGAGATGCACCCATACGACCAGGCAAAAATATTCGAGGAACAAACAGAAGAGACAAGACAACAAATCTATACGTACTTATCTCCTGAAGAAATTGCCGATGTTATGGAACACATTGAATTTGAAGATATTGAACTTTATTTCTCTGAGATGGATCCAAGATTTGCAGCCCAAGTGCTTGCGGATATCTCAACGGATGATGCTGTCGATATATTAAACGAACTGGATATTAATAAAGTTGCAAGTTTCTTAACGATTATGGATAAAGAATCAGCTGCTGAAATTAAAGAGCTACTTCACTATGAAGAAAAAACGGCCGGAAGTATTATGACAACCGAATATGTTGTCATTCGAGCGGAGGAAACGGTACGGCAGGCGATGCTTCATTTAAGAACAGAAGCGCCAGACGCAGAAACCATCTACTATATTTATGTTGTTGATGAAGAGAAGCGTCTTGTTGGGGTTATTTCGCTTCGTGATCTGATTATTGCAGAAGATGACTGGCTTATTTCAGAAGTCATGAGCGACCGAGTGCTATCAGTTTCTGTCGGTGATGACCAAGAAGAAGTCGCGCGTATGATGCGTGATTATGACTTTCTAGCGATGCCTGTTGTGGATTTCAAGCAGCATATGCTAGGGATCATTACCGTCGATGACGTTATGGACGTTATGGAAGAAGAAGCGAGTGATGACTATTCCAAGCTTGCCGGTGTATCCGATGTAGATAACCGCGATGATACCGCCTTTGCCTCAGCTAAAAAGCGTTTGCCTTGGCTCGTCATTCTCTTGTTCTTAGGGTTAATGACAGCGAGCTTAATTAGCCGATTTGAAGATACATTGAATGAAGTAGCCATCTTAGCCATCTTCATTCCACTTATTGCTGGAATGGCAGGGAACACTGGTACGCAAGCGTTGGCGGTTGCCGTTCGTAGTATTGCGACAGGTGAGCATGGCAAAGGAGGTCTTGCCAAGCTCGTAGCGAGAGAGGCTGGAACGGGACTCATTAATGGTGTAATCTGTGGAATTATTATTACAGGCATCGTATACTTCTGGCAAGGTGACATCTTCTTAGGAATTCTCGTTGGAATTTCCATTTTGTCGACCCTCATTGTAGCGACGTTGGCTGGTGCCACAGTTCCGCTTGTGATGCATAAATTCAACATTGACCCAGCCGTGGCGTCAGGACCGTTTATCACGACAATTAACGATATCATTTCAATTCTGATTTACTTTGGTGTAGCTACTGCATTCTTAAATTTACATTTACTCATTACATCTTGA
- a CDS encoding ornithine cyclodeaminase family protein: protein MNVFSKDIREYINVVDVMNEIEAYHLEPQRESEIAPDRMHVEDGERTALLMPAFYEEYYSVKLAGVSPSNVDKGKPSVQATIMLYNRDTMEPLLSLDGNQITGLRTAAISGLGMKYIAPQDASVLGIVGTGLQGWTHLEAAMAVRNIHTVYLHSRNKEKVDAFKQQIHEHYPNVTVMTKEITELVERSDIIVTATSSSSPVLPDVDCSSWTSKHITAVGSFRPDMQEIPDGILQEIQNVYVDQPAALHESGDIIRASELRGVDQFPTLEEVIQSEDPPAYHENVSLFKCVGGSIYDLLATKALYKKL, encoded by the coding sequence ATGAACGTATTTTCAAAGGACATTCGTGAGTACATAAATGTAGTTGATGTCATGAACGAAATTGAGGCATACCACTTGGAACCACAGAGAGAGAGTGAGATTGCACCTGACCGGATGCATGTGGAAGACGGAGAGCGCACCGCGTTATTGATGCCCGCCTTTTATGAGGAGTACTATTCGGTGAAGCTTGCTGGCGTGTCTCCGAGTAATGTCGACAAGGGCAAGCCCTCTGTACAAGCAACCATTATGCTTTACAACCGTGACACAATGGAACCATTGTTATCGTTAGATGGCAACCAGATTACTGGATTAAGAACAGCAGCAATCAGTGGACTCGGCATGAAATACATTGCCCCACAAGATGCTTCAGTCTTAGGAATCGTTGGGACAGGCCTACAAGGATGGACTCATTTAGAAGCTGCCATGGCAGTTCGAAATATCCATACCGTCTATCTTCACAGCCGCAATAAAGAGAAGGTAGATGCGTTTAAGCAGCAAATACATGAGCATTATCCGAATGTGACTGTAATGACTAAAGAAATTACCGAGCTTGTCGAACGCTCTGATATTATTGTCACAGCAACAAGCTCCTCAAGCCCAGTTCTTCCAGACGTAGACTGTAGCAGTTGGACCTCTAAGCACATTACAGCAGTAGGCTCATTCCGCCCTGATATGCAAGAGATTCCCGATGGCATTCTACAGGAGATTCAGAACGTGTACGTAGACCAACCAGCAGCGTTACATGAGTCCGGGGATATTATTCGAGCGAGCGAACTACGTGGTGTGGACCAATTCCCTACGCTCGAAGAAGTTATTCAATCTGAAGACCCGCCAGCTTACCACGAGAATGTTTCCCTATTTAAATGTGTAGGTGGCTCTATCTACGATTTACTCGCAACGAAAGCCCTATACAAAAAACTATAG
- the prpE gene encoding bis(5'-nucleosyl)-tetraphosphatase PrpE: protein MKADIIGDVHGCYEEMMELFETLGYEMKNGIPVHPNGRVPIFVGDLQDRGPNSVAVMRLVYQLVIEQKKGYYVPGNHCNKLYRYFLGNNVKLQHGLETTVAELQALDDATAKRVKEEFMTLYDESPLYLIQPELNVVVAHAGIREDMIGSYHKKVRTFVLYGDITGEFHPNGMPVRRDWAQHYNGERWIVYGHTPVREPRFKHKTVNIDTGCVFGGKLTAFRLPEETIVSVPSRQEEVTEKFRTFDD, encoded by the coding sequence ATGAAAGCTGATATAATTGGAGATGTTCATGGCTGTTATGAAGAGATGATGGAACTATTTGAAACATTGGGGTATGAGATGAAGAATGGGATTCCAGTCCATCCAAACGGAAGGGTGCCGATTTTTGTCGGGGATTTACAAGACCGGGGCCCGAATTCTGTCGCCGTGATGCGCCTTGTCTACCAACTCGTTATTGAGCAGAAGAAAGGCTATTATGTCCCGGGAAATCATTGCAATAAGCTCTACCGCTATTTCCTCGGTAACAACGTTAAGCTTCAGCATGGCTTAGAGACAACTGTAGCGGAACTACAAGCGTTAGACGACGCTACAGCAAAGCGCGTAAAAGAGGAATTTATGACGCTTTATGACGAATCTCCCCTGTACCTCATTCAACCTGAATTGAATGTTGTTGTTGCACACGCAGGTATCCGGGAAGACATGATTGGTTCGTATCATAAGAAGGTAAGAACGTTCGTACTCTATGGAGATATTACAGGGGAATTCCACCCAAATGGGATGCCAGTAAGACGAGATTGGGCGCAGCATTATAATGGTGAGCGTTGGATTGTATATGGTCATACTCCTGTACGCGAGCCTCGTTTCAAACATAAGACAGTCAACATCGACACGGGATGTGTATTCGGCGGGAAGCTAACTGCGTTTCGGTTACCAGAAGAGACAATTGTATCTGTCCCCTCTAGACAGGAAGAGGTTACCGAGAAATTTAGAACCTTCGACGATTAA
- a CDS encoding ClpXP adapter SpxH family protein: MSWNTSGAQNNTNKQQTSQYGFFDFLKKPVEIYVFVDPLCSDCWSLEPYIKKLMIEYGRYFTFRPIISGKLTSLNADHYNKPDDIAKVWEKTSSRTGMSCDGDVWFENPVSSPWITALAIKAAELQGRKPGMRFLRKVQEYLFLNKQNISNQEVLMQCAHEANIDIEEFEKDLHSDSAKRALQCDLKLTREMEVEETPSIVLFNQLEEEEGIKISGLYPYHVYVQVLEEMLQKTPQAAQKPSLEEFMKHFGFVANKEISTVFDWSESRTECEMKKLLLKQQVERVPVKHGTFWRYSG; the protein is encoded by the coding sequence GTGAGTTGGAACACGTCTGGGGCACAAAACAACACGAACAAACAACAGACATCCCAGTACGGTTTTTTCGACTTCTTAAAGAAACCCGTTGAGATTTATGTGTTTGTGGACCCTCTCTGTTCAGATTGTTGGTCGCTCGAACCTTATATCAAGAAACTAATGATAGAATATGGCCGTTACTTCACGTTTCGACCTATTATCAGCGGGAAGCTCACATCACTCAACGCAGATCATTACAATAAACCTGATGATATCGCCAAAGTATGGGAGAAAACATCAAGCCGTACTGGAATGAGCTGCGATGGGGATGTATGGTTTGAGAATCCTGTCTCTTCACCATGGATTACAGCATTAGCCATCAAAGCTGCTGAATTACAAGGTCGAAAACCAGGGATGCGTTTCTTAAGAAAAGTGCAAGAGTATCTATTCTTGAACAAACAGAACATTTCCAATCAAGAAGTACTCATGCAATGTGCCCATGAAGCGAATATTGATATCGAAGAATTTGAGAAAGACCTTCATTCCGACTCTGCGAAACGAGCCCTTCAATGTGATTTGAAGCTTACACGAGAGATGGAAGTGGAGGAGACCCCTTCTATTGTTCTATTTAATCAACTAGAAGAAGAAGAGGGCATTAAGATAAGCGGTCTTTATCCGTATCATGTTTATGTACAAGTTCTTGAAGAGATGTTACAGAAGACACCACAGGCTGCACAAAAGCCATCTCTTGAAGAATTTATGAAACATTTCGGCTTCGTAGCCAATAAGGAGATCTCAACGGTCTTTGACTGGTCCGAAAGTCGAACTGAATGTGAGATGAAGAAGCTTCTCCTTAAACAACAAGTAGAACGAGTTCCTGTCAAACACGGAACGTTCTGGCGCTATTCAGGTTAG
- a CDS encoding FtsW/RodA/SpoVE family cell cycle protein — protein MGQNNQGYNIDFGLLTILLSLAAVSCFALYTIQPILPESSSNYFMKQIVWYIAGFIVIVGVMLIDYDRLGQVAWFLYGFGVLLLLGLEFNAPFTKTINGATSWYAFPGMSLQPGEFIKVFLVILQAHLIVRHREKYKRTDIKTDLWLLVKIVGVALVPMALIINQPDLGTFLVVSAITGAMILVSGIRWRILLSILLVIGVFVLGVLIFYTLFPTFTETTLSESGFNHVLERFYGWLQPEQYSGSYGYQLINAMMAIGSGQLYGKGIGGIQSSLRIPERHTDMIFTAISEQFGFIGASIVITLFFLLIYRMIYTALESNDQFGSYLCVGFIGMFTFQVFQNIGMSLQLLPITGIPLPFISYGGSSLITYMLAIGIVFNIRSRTRVYMFD, from the coding sequence ATGGGTCAAAACAACCAAGGATACAATATAGACTTCGGATTACTTACTATTCTATTGTCACTCGCAGCCGTTAGCTGTTTCGCTCTTTATACGATTCAACCCATCTTACCAGAATCATCATCAAACTATTTCATGAAACAAATCGTATGGTACATAGCTGGTTTCATTGTCATTGTTGGAGTAATGCTCATTGACTATGACCGTTTAGGCCAAGTCGCCTGGTTCCTTTATGGATTTGGCGTACTTCTCTTGCTTGGACTAGAATTCAACGCTCCATTCACGAAAACGATTAACGGAGCTACAAGTTGGTACGCATTCCCTGGCATGAGCTTGCAACCAGGGGAATTCATCAAGGTATTTCTTGTCATCTTACAAGCACATCTCATTGTAAGGCATAGAGAAAAGTACAAACGAACAGACATTAAAACTGATTTATGGTTACTCGTTAAGATTGTAGGGGTCGCATTAGTTCCAATGGCACTCATTATTAATCAACCTGACTTAGGAACATTCCTTGTCGTAAGTGCCATTACAGGTGCCATGATTTTGGTTTCAGGGATACGTTGGAGAATTTTACTTAGCATCCTGCTCGTTATTGGCGTCTTCGTATTAGGCGTACTCATCTTCTATACCCTATTTCCAACGTTCACTGAAACTACACTAAGCGAATCTGGCTTTAACCACGTATTGGAACGTTTCTACGGGTGGCTGCAGCCAGAACAGTATAGTGGCTCATACGGCTATCAACTCATCAACGCGATGATGGCCATTGGTTCTGGACAGCTATACGGGAAAGGGATTGGAGGCATACAATCCTCCTTACGTATACCAGAACGTCACACAGACATGATTTTCACGGCAATCTCTGAGCAATTCGGCTTTATTGGAGCTAGTATTGTCATTACGTTATTCTTCTTACTCATCTATCGGATGATTTACACAGCACTCGAAAGTAACGATCAGTTTGGCAGCTATTTATGTGTCGGGTTTATCGGGATGTTCACATTCCAAGTATTCCAGAACATCGGCATGTCTCTGCAATTGTTGCCAATCACAGGAATACCTCTCCCGTTTATTAGTTACGGAGGGAGTTCTTTAATTACCTACATGCTCGCCATAGGGATTGTATTTAATATTCGTTCAAGAACAAGGGTTTATATGTTTGATTAA
- the fabI gene encoding enoyl-ACP reductase FabI: MNFSLEGRTYVVMGVANRRSIAWGIAQSLHNAGARLIFTYASERFEKTVKDLAASLDGQDPLFYECDVTDDESIMNTFQQIQDDVGVIHGLAHCIAFANKEELKGEFLNTSRDGFLTAHNISSYSLTAVARAAQPLMSEGGGIVTLTYLGGERVVENYNVMGVAKASLDASVKYLAADLGKHGIRVNSISAGPIRTLSAKGVGDFNSILKHIEERSPLRRPTTQEEVGDTAYYLLSDLSRGVTGEMIHVDSGYSIIGR; this comes from the coding sequence ATGAACTTTTCTCTAGAAGGTCGCACCTATGTAGTTATGGGCGTTGCGAACAGACGTAGTATTGCATGGGGCATCGCACAGTCGTTACATAATGCAGGTGCACGATTAATCTTCACATATGCTTCAGAACGTTTCGAGAAAACGGTGAAAGATTTAGCGGCATCTCTTGATGGGCAAGACCCACTCTTTTACGAGTGTGACGTGACAGATGATGAGAGCATTATGAATACGTTCCAACAGATTCAAGATGACGTTGGTGTTATTCATGGACTTGCACACTGTATCGCGTTTGCGAATAAAGAAGAATTAAAGGGTGAGTTCTTGAACACAAGCCGTGACGGTTTCCTAACGGCTCATAATATTAGCTCTTACTCTTTAACTGCTGTAGCTCGTGCAGCTCAACCGCTTATGTCTGAAGGTGGCGGTATTGTCACGCTTACGTATCTTGGTGGTGAGCGTGTTGTTGAGAACTATAACGTGATGGGCGTTGCGAAAGCTAGCCTTGATGCAAGCGTGAAATACTTGGCTGCAGATCTTGGGAAGCACGGAATCCGTGTGAACTCCATCTCTGCGGGACCAATTCGTACGCTTTCTGCTAAAGGCGTTGGTGACTTCAACTCAATCCTTAAGCACATTGAAGAGCGTTCTCCATTGCGCCGACCTACAACTCAGGAAGAGGTAGGCGACACAGCTTATTACCTATTAAGCGATCTATCACGAGGAGTTACCGGTGAAATGATTCACGTTGACTCTGGCTATAGCATTATTGGCCGTTAA
- a CDS encoding GTP pyrophosphokinase, whose translation MNWETLLAPYTQAVDELKVKLKGMRAQYEYESMHSPIEFVTGRVKPITSILEKARRKDIPYADLEHHIQDIAGLRVVVQFVDDIRTVVQMLRSRNDFDIIEEKDYISRKKESGYRSYHVIISYPVETIHGEKKLLAEIQIRTLAMNFWATNEHSLNYKYSGQMPSEVKTRLKKAAEAAFQLDEEMSKIRNEIQEAQAIFRKKSDS comes from the coding sequence TTGAATTGGGAGACTCTACTTGCCCCGTATACACAGGCTGTAGACGAATTAAAGGTAAAGCTCAAGGGAATGCGGGCACAATACGAATATGAATCCATGCACTCTCCGATTGAATTTGTAACGGGAAGGGTAAAGCCTATTACAAGCATTTTGGAGAAGGCGAGACGTAAAGATATTCCTTATGCCGATCTTGAGCATCATATCCAAGATATTGCAGGCCTTCGAGTTGTTGTCCAATTCGTAGACGACATCCGAACCGTCGTGCAAATGTTACGTTCTAGAAACGACTTTGACATCATTGAAGAGAAAGACTATATCTCTCGCAAGAAAGAAAGCGGCTATCGCTCTTACCATGTGATTATCTCCTATCCTGTGGAGACCATTCATGGGGAGAAGAAGCTGCTGGCTGAGATTCAAATACGTACGCTGGCCATGAATTTCTGGGCAACGAACGAGCACTCATTAAACTACAAATATAGCGGTCAAATGCCAAGTGAAGTTAAAACGCGCTTGAAGAAAGCAGCCGAGGCCGCATTTCAACTAGACGAGGAAATGTCTAAGATACGAAACGAAATCCAAGAGGCCCAGGCCATCTTCCGAAAGAAATCGGATAGCTAG
- a CDS encoding NAD kinase: MKFVITSKGDRVSDDLQAKMKNYLTEFKLEWDPEEPDLVISVGGDGTLLEAFHSYIHRLEETAFIGVHTGHLGFYADWMPKEVEKLIIEIARTPFQVVEYPLLEIVIRPEDGEKEDRFLALNECTIKTAEGSVVLDLEIKGEHFETFRGDGLCLSTPSGSTAYNKALGGAIIHPSIEAVQVTEMASINNRVFRTIGSPLILPKHHTCLLKPKNDRSFLFTLDHITRSYTKVKSIECRVAKERVRFARFRPFPFWKRVHESFIADERS; the protein is encoded by the coding sequence ATGAAGTTTGTCATCACGTCCAAGGGAGACCGTGTATCAGACGATTTGCAGGCAAAGATGAAGAATTACTTAACTGAATTTAAGCTTGAGTGGGACCCTGAAGAACCAGACCTCGTTATTTCTGTTGGCGGGGATGGAACATTGCTTGAGGCTTTCCACAGCTACATCCACCGATTAGAAGAGACAGCCTTTATTGGTGTACATACAGGTCACCTTGGCTTTTACGCTGATTGGATGCCGAAAGAAGTGGAGAAGCTGATTATTGAAATTGCAAGGACACCGTTCCAAGTTGTTGAATATCCGCTCCTTGAGATTGTCATTCGTCCAGAAGATGGAGAGAAGGAAGACCGATTCCTCGCTTTAAATGAATGTACCATTAAGACAGCAGAAGGTTCTGTTGTGTTGGACTTAGAAATTAAAGGAGAACATTTCGAAACGTTCCGTGGAGATGGACTTTGCCTATCGACTCCTTCAGGTAGTACAGCATACAATAAAGCATTGGGAGGGGCCATTATTCATCCATCAATCGAAGCCGTACAGGTAACAGAGATGGCGTCCATCAACAACCGCGTCTTCCGAACGATTGGCTCCCCTCTAATTCTGCCAAAGCACCACACGTGTCTTCTGAAGCCAAAGAACGACCGAAGCTTCCTGTTTACATTAGACCATATTACAAGAAGCTATACGAAGGTGAAATCCATTGAGTGTCGTGTGGCGAAAGAACGAGTACGCTTTGCAAGATTCCGCCCGTTCCCATTCTGGAAACGAGTACACGAATCGTTTATTGCGGATGAGCGATCATAA
- a CDS encoding CYTH domain-containing protein: MSQEIEIEFKNLVEENEYHKLMNAFNLKQEDLFSQTNHYFETNDHALKSHKAALRIRKKNDTWTLTLKEPHPEGLLETHDTLTEEEARAWMNNTPTDAPHVMKRLNALQVPVSSLRYLGALTTERIEVPYNETTVVLDKSLYNGQSDYELELEASEKQHGSDVFHSLLSQYDIPKRETPNKIQRFYNSLSETE; this comes from the coding sequence ATGTCACAAGAAATTGAAATTGAATTTAAGAACCTAGTTGAAGAGAACGAATATCACAAACTAATGAACGCATTTAACCTTAAACAAGAAGACCTGTTTTCTCAGACCAATCACTATTTCGAGACAAACGATCACGCTTTAAAATCCCACAAGGCCGCTCTACGTATACGAAAAAAGAACGATACGTGGACACTAACCTTGAAAGAACCTCATCCAGAAGGACTCTTAGAGACCCATGATACACTTACAGAAGAAGAGGCTCGTGCATGGATGAACAACACGCCTACAGACGCCCCTCATGTGATGAAGAGACTAAACGCTTTACAAGTTCCTGTTTCTTCCTTACGCTATTTAGGAGCGTTAACGACGGAACGAATTGAAGTGCCTTATAATGAGACTACCGTCGTTCTAGACAAGAGTCTATACAACGGTCAAAGTGACTATGAACTAGAATTAGAAGCGTCAGAGAAACAGCATGGATCAGACGTCTTTCACTCTCTATTGTCCCAATACGACATTCCTAAACGAGAGACACCGAATAAGATCCAACGTTTCTACAATTCTCTCTCAGAAACAGAATAA